The segment AAACCCAAGGTTTGTATTCCGAAAATATCCTTAGAAAGGAGGTGATCCAGCCGCACCTTCCGATACGGCTACCTTGTTACGACTTCACCCCAATCATCTATCCCACCTTCGGCGGCTGGCTCCAAAAGGTTACCTCACCGACTTCGGGTGTTACAAACTCTCGTGGTGTGACGGGCGGTGTGTACAAGGCCCGGGAACGTATTCACCGCGGCATGCTGATCCGCGATTACTAGCGATTCCGGCTTCATGTAGGCGAGTTGCAGCCTACAATCCGAACTGAGAACGACTTTATCGGATTAGCTCCCTCTCGCGAGTTGGCAACCGTTTGTATCGTCCATTGTAGCACGTGTGTAGCCCAGGTCATAAGGGGCATGATGATTTGACGTCATCCCCACCTTCCTCCGGTTTGTCACCGGCAGTCACCTTAGAGTGCCCAACTAAATGATGGCAACTAAGATCAAGGGTTGCGCTCGTTGCGGGACTTAACCCAACATCTCACGACACGAGCTGACGACAACCATGCACCACCTGTCACCGTTGCCCCCGAAGGGGAAACTATATCTCTACAGTGGTCAACGGGATGTCAAGACCTGGTAAGGTTCTTCGCGTTGCTTCGAATTAAACCACATGCTCCACCGCTTGTGCGGGCCCCCGTCAATTCCTTTGAGTTTCAGTCTTGCGACCGTACTCCCCAGGCGGAGTGCTTAATGCGTTAGCTGCAGCACTAAGGGGCGGAAACCCCCTAACACTTAGCACTCATCGTTTACGGCGTGGACTACCAGGGTATCTAATCCTGTTTGCTCCCCACGCTTTCGCGCCTCAGCGTCAGTTACAGACCAGAAAGTCGCCTTCGCCACTGGTGTTCCTCCAAATCTCTACGCATTTCACCGCTACACTTGGAATTCCACTTTCCTCTTCTGCACTCAAGTCCCCCAGTTTCCAATGACCCTCCACGGTTGAGCCGTGGGCTTTCACATCAGACTTAAAGGACCGCCTGCGCGCGCTTTACGCCCAATAATTCCGGACAACGCTTGCCACCTACGTATTACCGCGGCTGCTGGCACGTAGTTAGCCGTGGCTTTCTAATAAGGTACCGTCAAGGTACAGCCAGTTACTACTGTACTTGTTCTTCCCTTACAACAGAGTTTTACGATCCGAAAACCTTCTTCACTCACGCGGCGTTGCTCCATCAGGCTTTCGCCCATTGTGGAAGATTCCCTACTGCTGCCTCCCGTAGGAGTCTGGGCCGTGTCTCAGTCCCAGTGTGGCCGATCACCCTCTCAGGTCGGCTACGCATCGTCGCCTTGGTGAGCCGTTACCTCACCAACTAGCTAATGCGCCGCGGGTCCATCCTGTAGCGATAGCAGAACCATCTTTCAACTCAAAAACATGTGTTTCCAAGTATCATTCGGTATTAGCCCCGGTTTCCCGGAGTTATCCCCAACTACAGGGTAGGTTACCCACGTGTTACTCACCCGTCCGCCGCTAACGTCAGAGGAGCAAGCTCCTCCTCTGTTCGCTCGACTTGCATGTATTAGGCACGCCGCCAGCGTTCGTCCTGAGCCAGGATCAAACTCTCCATAAAAAGAAATTTGATTTGCTCAAATTGTTTTGCTGGCATCTCATCTTCATTCGATGTCCAAAATTATTTCGTTCACTTACTAAAGTAAGCTACTAAAATTTATTGATTACGTTTTGCTTGTTCAGTTTTCAAGGTTCATAGTGCTATTTTCTTTAGCGATTGTTTTAAATTATAAAATAGTCATTTTAGTTTGTCAATAACTTTTCATTCTTTTTTTGTGTGTTTCGCAACAACGTTTATTACTATACACCTATCACACTATAAAGTGCAAGCATTTATTGAAAGAAAAAATATTCAGATTTTAATTCTAGCTATAAAAATGAATTTCTTCCTATTAAATGTCGCAATAAATATTCTGTTTATCAAACTAAATCAATTCTTGCTACTAAAATCTTCAATCTATCTACTTTCATCCAGCTTCCGATACGACTATGTTAAATCCTCAAAAAAGCTATTCAAACGATTGCTCACTTGAATAGCTTTTATATACTACGATTTAATGTGTTGCTGTTGCAAGATATAATAAGAAAATTAAACCAAATACATACATGATTGGATGAACATCTTTTGCACGGCCTTTAACAACCATTGTTAATGGGTAAAATACAAAACCGATTGCGACACCAGTTGCGATTGAAAATGTTAATGGCATCATTAGCATCGTGAAGAATGCGGGTACAGCCACCTCAAATTTCTCCCAATCAATTTTACCTAGTGAGGCAACCATTAATACACCTACAACAATTAATGCTGGAGCTGTTACTGCTGATGTAACGACACTTAATAACGGTAAAAAGAATAAAGATAATAAGAACAATATACCTGTTACAATTGAAGCAAAGCCTGTACGAGCTCCAGCTGCTACACCTGATGAAGACTCCACAAATGAAGTAATTGTTGATGTACCAAAAATAGAACCTACGATTGTTGCAATTGAATCGGAAATCAATGCTCTCCCTGCACGCGGTAATTTATTATCTTTTACAAAGCCTGCTTGGTTCGCTACAGCCATTAATGTACCTGCGTTATCAAAGAAATCAACAAATAAGAACGTTAAAATAACTGATAGCATTGATAGCGTGTAAAATTCTGCATCACCAAATGCCGAGAATAGTGCGCCAAATGTTGGCTCAATTGAAGGTGGTACGGCAAAAACCTTCTCTGGTAAATCAACTAAACCAAAAATCATACCTGCTATTGCCGTGATTGCCATCCCTAAAAATACACCAGCTTTTACACCACGAACTAAGAAAATAACTGTAATAATAATACCGAAAATTGCTAATAACACTTCTGGGTCTGTTAAATTACCAACCCCTACAAATGTTGCTGGATTTGCGATAACAATACCTGCATTTTTTAAACCAATAAATGCGATAAATAAACCAATACCCGCACCAACAGCTAATTTTAACTCCATTGGAATAGCGTTAATTAATTTTTCACGTAATCCTGTTAACGTTAAGATGAGGAAAAACACACCTGATACAAAAACTGCAGCTAACGCATGTTGCCATGGGCTACCATTCGTTAAAACAACCGTATAAGCGAAAAATGCATTTAAACCAAGCCCTGGGGCTAACGCTAATGGATATTTCGCCAATATTCCCATAATAAACGAACCGATTGCTGCTGCAACTGCTGTCGCTACGAATACAGCCCCATAGTTCATGCGAAGTGCCTCTGGTAAATCTGCAACATTTGCCAGCGTTAATGTTAATGGGTTAACGACAAGGATATAAGCCATTGCTAAAAATGTTGTGAATCCCCCAAGAATCTCTCTTCGATAATTCGTTCCAAGTTTATCAAACTCGAAATACTTTTTCATTGTGAATTGTTCCTCCGTGTAATCGTCTATAGAAAAGCAATAAAAAAAGACATGCC is part of the Lysinibacillus sp. FSL K6-0232 genome and harbors:
- a CDS encoding NCS2 family permease — encoded protein: MKKYFEFDKLGTNYRREILGGFTTFLAMAYILVVNPLTLTLANVADLPEALRMNYGAVFVATAVAAAIGSFIMGILAKYPLALAPGLGLNAFFAYTVVLTNGSPWQHALAAVFVSGVFFLILTLTGLREKLINAIPMELKLAVGAGIGLFIAFIGLKNAGIVIANPATFVGVGNLTDPEVLLAIFGIIITVIFLVRGVKAGVFLGMAITAIAGMIFGLVDLPEKVFAVPPSIEPTFGALFSAFGDAEFYTLSMLSVILTFLFVDFFDNAGTLMAVANQAGFVKDNKLPRAGRALISDSIATIVGSIFGTSTITSFVESSSGVAAGARTGFASIVTGILFLLSLFFLPLLSVVTSAVTAPALIVVGVLMVASLGKIDWEKFEVAVPAFFTMLMMPLTFSIATGVAIGFVFYPLTMVVKGRAKDVHPIMYVFGLIFLLYLATATH